TTACTACCATATCGGCACTTGTCTTGGAGGCACTGTACGGGCTGTGAGGGCAAAGCGGTGTATGCTCTGTAAAATATCCTTCCGCACCCAGTGAACCGTAAACCTCGTCGGTAGATACTTGATGGTAACGTACGCCTTTACGCCAAGTGGGATAACCGGATTCATCTTTACCTGTCACCCAAGCACGGCGGGCAGCATCCAGCAAGTTCTGCGTACCCAGAATATTGGTCATCAAGAAAAGTTGCGGATTCTCAATGCTGCGGTCAACGTGACTTTCAGCGGCGAAATTCACTACATAGTCAAATTTATATCTGGAAAAAAGTTCATCTGCAAGTACACGGTCGCAGATATCACCCTTCACAAAGACACAACGTTCGTCATCAATGTCTCCGGCGATAGTACCCAAATTCCCTGCATAGGTCAAAGAATCCAAAATCACCACTTTAATGTCATTATGTTCAGCCAGAATATATTTGATATAATTGGCTCCGATAAATCCGGCAGCGCCGGTCACGAGATAAGTCTTCATATAATTACAAATTACTAATTGCAAATGAGTTCAGTATAATATGATAAAATAGGCCTCCTTCCCCTTTAGAGTAAAGAGAAAGCATTCATCGCCGTGAGTCGGCAAGCTCCATCAGATACTTGCCGTATTCTGTCTTGCCAAGCTGTTCACCAAGACAATATAACCGGTCAATATCTATCCAGCCCTTACGCCAGGCAATCTCTTCTATGCAACTGACACGAAATCCTTGGCGGTTTTGTATAGTGGCAACAAAGTTGCTTGCTTCGAGCAAACTGTCACAGTTGCCTGTATCAAGCCATGCAAAACCACGTCCGAAAAGCTCCACTTTCAATGTTCCTTCTTCCAAATAGAGGCGGTTTAAGTCGGTAATCTCATATTCACCACGGGCAGAAGGCTTCAAAGCGGCAGCCTTGGCTGTAACGGTGGAATCATAGAAGTAAAGTCCCGGAACGGCATAGTTGCTTTTAGGCTTCACAGGTTTTTCTTCAAGGGAAATGGCCTTTCCATCGGCATCAAATTCCACTACCCCATAAGCACGGGGATCTTTTACATAATAACCGAAGATACAAGCCCCTTTCTCGATGGAAGCGGCACGCTTCAGCATGGCTGAAAAGCCTTGCCCATAAAACATATTATCACCTAATATCAGACATCCGGATTCGCCGTTCAGAAATTCCGCACCCAAAACAAATGCCTGCGCAAGCCCGTTGGGGTGTTCTTGTATCTTGTAAGAGAAAGACATTCCAAGTTCTTCACCTGTTCCCAACAATTCACGGAACATAGGCAAATCCCGCGGAGTAGAAATTATAAGGATTTCACGTATTCCCGCAAGCATCAGAGTAGAAAGCGGGTAATAAATCATGGGTTTATCGTAAACAGGCATTATTTGTTTGGAAATAGCCTTGGACAAAGGGTAGAGACGGGTGGCACTGCCACCGGCGAGAATAATTCCTTTCATATTTCAGTTCTTTTGGTTTCTATAAAATCAATAGGAGAATAAAATAAGAAGGAGGACGATGCCCCACGGCTCTTGGTGCTATTCAGCCTACAAAGATAATGTAATCACTGCGGAGCACAAAATATTTTAATTTATTTTTAAGTAAGCAATACCATCAGAAGCCATTTATACCATGAGGCTGATAAATGGAACACATATAAAAATGGCAGTTCCGCAAAATTTTGATTATATGCAAACTTTAAACAGGCGAACAAGCACTTATATAAATATTTGATATAAATAATTAAGGAACGCCTTGTGATATTATAAAATATATCTATATTTGTACGCTTTACTGAAACAGAATAATTATGAAACAGCGAGCAACCATTGTTTTCATATCTTTTCTCTCCTTACTCCTATCCGGCTGCAGGTCGGAAACTTCTCACAGCACAGTTCATGCTCAGCAATTTCCGACAGACAGTACAATATTTTCCTGCCACAACATTGAAAAGCTAAAGCAAAAAGAAGACAGTTTCATCAGTATAGGAGATCGTCACAATGAACTGCTGGCAAAATTCACATTAGGAAAACGGTTGCGCGAAACATCCAAGTTTGAAGAAGCCATCAATTACCACCAAGCTGCGCTGACACTGGCAGAAGAATTGCGCGATACCATGGAAATCATCAATACCCTGAATCAGATCGGCACTAACTTCCGCCGTATAGGAAATTTGGAAGAAGCCTCCAGCTATTTATACAAAGGACTGTCATATTACAAACAATATAGCCGCAAAAACAATAAGCAAACCCAGAAAAGCATGATTTCCATTTTAAACGGCATTGGCAATGTACAGAAAGAACTGAATAATCCGGAAGCAGCGCTAACCCTGTTTTTCAGAGCCTTGCAGGAGGAAGAAAAAACAGGCAATACACTGGGAAAGGCCATTAATTATGCCAACATCGGCAGTACATACGAAATCATGGGAAAAAATGATTCAGCACGAGTGTTCTACCAGCATTCAATGGCTGCCAACCGGGAAATAAATTCTAAAGTAGGGATAGGGCTCTGCCACATTGCATTCGGAAATATGTATGGCAAAGAAGGTAAAAAAGAAGATGCCTTGAGGGAATACAAAAATGCCTATGAGATTCTGCTATCCGCAAATGACCATTGGCACTGGCTCATCAGCGCTACCTCCATTGTACGAATATACTTGGAGAAGAACGATCTGCAAGCTGCCGACAAGTATCTCAACGAATGTGTCGCCGAAATCAGGCAAATGAAATCCTTACGCGGTTTACGTGAAGTTTATGAACTCAAATCACAATACAACGAACAAAAAGGCCTGTATGCCGAGGCGTTGAAGAACTACAAACAGGCTATGCTCTATGACGATAGTCTGAAAAGCGAAAAGTCATTGAACCACATACACAACCAGTTAATAAAATTTGAACGCGAAACAAGCAAGCGGGAAGCCGACATAATTCGATCCGAAAAAGAAAGCCAGCGAAAATCTTATCTGATTGTTATCTTATGCTTGATTATAGGAGCTGCCCTGATTATTGTGTTTGTATTGCAAATACACTTACGTCTGCGCCGTCGGGGCATACTGGAACTGAAAAAGAAGAATGAAGAACTGTCTGCAATGAATCATCGGGCGGAAAAAGCCGAACAAATAAAAAACACTTTCATACGGAATATCAGCCATGAGATACGAACTCCTCTAAATGCCATTTCCGGCTTCTCGCAGGTGATAGCCTCCGATCCGGAACTGAACATGGAAGAACGCCAAGGCTTTTCTGAGTTGATCATAAAGAACACGGACTTGCTGACCAAGCTGGTGAACGACATTTTGGAGTTAGGTAACATGGGAACAAGCAAAATACAAATACACAAAGCAGAAGTATCGGCCCAAGAAATTATAAAGGAATTATCCCGTCAAATGATAACTCATGTCCCACAGGGAGTAAGACTGAAGCTAAGTTTTCCACAACAAGAAATCAAAGTCCTTACCGACAAACTGCGCCTGAAACAGATATTACAAAACCTCATCTCCAATGCGTGCAAAAATACAAATGAAGGCAGTATCAGCCTCAGCGTGCAAAAAACAGCATCTTGCGTCATGTTTACGGTCACCGATACAGGATGCGGCATTCCATCCGAAAAAGCAGACAGCATCTTCGGTGAGTTTGAAAAGTTAGACAACTACAAGCAAGGAGCAGGAATAGGACTAAGTATCTGTCGGATGATAGCCGAAGCTTTGGATGCCCGGATTTATCTGGACAAACAATATACCAATGGCGCCCGTTTTGTTGTGGAGATATGAAAGTTCTCAGCCTGCCAACTCTATAACCTCAAGGTCCTTGAAAACACCATTATCCACTGCAAAGCGAACCAACGTGCGCACTTTATGGAAACCGGAAATACCAGCCGCCCCCGGATTGATATGAAGCATATCCAGCGTTTTGTCATACTTCACCTTTAATATATGGGAATGTCCGCTGATAAACAACTTGGGCGGATGCACCAAAATGCTGCCTTTAATGGAAGGATCATAATTACCGGGATAGCCACCGATATGCTTCATCAAGACTTCAGCCCCATCCACAGTGAAACGCAATATCTGTGGATAAAGACTGCGGATTTCCTGTCCGTCTATATTGCCATACACTGCCCTAAACGTACGGAAAGCCGCCAGTCGCTGTGCCACCTCCAGTGATCCTATATCACCCGCATGCCATATCTCATCGCACGATTCAAAATATTGCAGATACTTCTCGTCCCAATAAGAGTGTGTATCTGATAATAAACCAATTTTTGTCATTCTTCTATTGTTTATTAGAACAAAGGTAATTATATTTGGGAAAAGTTTATCCGATGATTTATCATTAAACCTTAAATTCCATGGAAAACAGATATTTCAAACGTGACATCAGTTGGCTGTCATTCAACTACCGCGTACTGCTGGAAGCCGAAGATGATACATTGCCGCTGTATGAGCGCATCAATTTTATTTCGATATACTCCTCAAACTTGGAAGAGTTCTATAAAATACGCGTGGCAGATCATAAAGCGATAGCAACGGG
Above is a window of Bacteroides helcogenes P 36-108 DNA encoding:
- a CDS encoding tetratricopeptide repeat-containing sensor histidine kinase — protein: MKQRATIVFISFLSLLLSGCRSETSHSTVHAQQFPTDSTIFSCHNIEKLKQKEDSFISIGDRHNELLAKFTLGKRLRETSKFEEAINYHQAALTLAEELRDTMEIINTLNQIGTNFRRIGNLEEASSYLYKGLSYYKQYSRKNNKQTQKSMISILNGIGNVQKELNNPEAALTLFFRALQEEEKTGNTLGKAINYANIGSTYEIMGKNDSARVFYQHSMAANREINSKVGIGLCHIAFGNMYGKEGKKEDALREYKNAYEILLSANDHWHWLISATSIVRIYLEKNDLQAADKYLNECVAEIRQMKSLRGLREVYELKSQYNEQKGLYAEALKNYKQAMLYDDSLKSEKSLNHIHNQLIKFERETSKREADIIRSEKESQRKSYLIVILCLIIGAALIIVFVLQIHLRLRRRGILELKKKNEELSAMNHRAEKAEQIKNTFIRNISHEIRTPLNAISGFSQVIASDPELNMEERQGFSELIIKNTDLLTKLVNDILELGNMGTSKIQIHKAEVSAQEIIKELSRQMITHVPQGVRLKLSFPQQEIKVLTDKLRLKQILQNLISNACKNTNEGSISLSVQKTASCVMFTVTDTGCGIPSEKADSIFGEFEKLDNYKQGAGIGLSICRMIAEALDARIYLDKQYTNGARFVVEI
- a CDS encoding metallophosphoesterase family protein; amino-acid sequence: MTKIGLLSDTHSYWDEKYLQYFESCDEIWHAGDIGSLEVAQRLAAFRTFRAVYGNIDGQEIRSLYPQILRFTVDGAEVLMKHIGGYPGNYDPSIKGSILVHPPKLFISGHSHILKVKYDKTLDMLHINPGAAGISGFHKVRTLVRFAVDNGVFKDLEVIELAG
- the rfbA gene encoding glucose-1-phosphate thymidylyltransferase RfbA gives rise to the protein MKGIILAGGSATRLYPLSKAISKQIMPVYDKPMIYYPLSTLMLAGIREILIISTPRDLPMFRELLGTGEELGMSFSYKIQEHPNGLAQAFVLGAEFLNGESGCLILGDNMFYGQGFSAMLKRAASIEKGACIFGYYVKDPRAYGVVEFDADGKAISLEEKPVKPKSNYAVPGLYFYDSTVTAKAAALKPSARGEYEITDLNRLYLEEGTLKVELFGRGFAWLDTGNCDSLLEASNFVATIQNRQGFRVSCIEEIAWRKGWIDIDRLYCLGEQLGKTEYGKYLMELADSRR